A single window of Achromobacter xylosoxidans DNA harbors:
- a CDS encoding phage portal protein: MSYAKHRRSGLLVPRRLNAQMSSSYESGSATGSRAKNWNPSAAGPNSAATQGLPLQRRRARDAVRNDPWASTAERKWDSNAVGTGIQPYPQHPDKSVRRLLKELWADWCIEADADGRLDFYGMQSLADRSIFTAGEIFCRFRRRRPSDGLVVPLQLQLIEGDQVPVERTYSLPNGGEVVNGIEFDPIGRRAAVHMWRRHPGEFGRSSPAQEIVSVPADQVIHAYQMQRPGQVRGVPALATVLLRLKSIDNLDDAVMYRQEVSNLFAGFITRPDPDEDPTNPLTGDQEDYVEDDDGIPLVSMEPGTMQELAPGEQVTFSTPPGADNNYDSFMRHQLMAAFASVGIPYELATGDLRNISDRALRVLVNEFHRLIEQYQWHCLIHQFCRPVWAAWIDALALAGTIPMPDYHRRRREWLRVLWVPQGWPYFHPVQDIEAKKMQVRSGFTSRSAVILAQGDDPDQVAADIEADNLAADAARAVFDSDPRRSTSAGKALSPADAE; the protein is encoded by the coding sequence ATGAGCTACGCCAAGCACCGCCGGTCCGGCCTTCTGGTGCCGCGGCGTCTGAATGCACAGATGAGTTCCAGCTACGAGAGCGGCAGCGCGACCGGCAGCCGCGCGAAGAACTGGAATCCGTCGGCGGCCGGCCCGAACTCTGCTGCAACGCAGGGACTGCCCCTGCAGCGGCGACGGGCCAGGGACGCGGTCCGCAATGATCCGTGGGCGTCTACCGCCGAGCGCAAGTGGGACAGCAACGCGGTGGGTACGGGCATTCAGCCCTACCCGCAGCACCCCGACAAGTCGGTGCGCAGGCTCTTGAAAGAGCTGTGGGCGGACTGGTGTATAGAGGCGGATGCCGACGGGCGCCTAGATTTCTACGGCATGCAGTCGCTGGCGGACCGATCCATCTTCACTGCGGGGGAAATCTTCTGTCGGTTTCGTCGGCGGCGTCCTTCGGACGGCCTGGTGGTCCCGCTGCAGCTGCAACTGATTGAGGGCGACCAGGTTCCGGTGGAACGCACGTACTCACTGCCCAATGGCGGCGAGGTGGTCAATGGCATCGAATTCGATCCCATCGGCCGGCGGGCAGCCGTTCACATGTGGCGGCGTCACCCCGGCGAGTTCGGGCGGTCCAGCCCTGCGCAGGAGATTGTGTCAGTGCCGGCGGACCAGGTAATCCACGCATACCAGATGCAGCGGCCTGGCCAAGTTCGTGGGGTGCCGGCCCTTGCAACGGTGCTGCTGCGTCTGAAGTCGATCGACAACCTGGATGACGCGGTGATGTACCGCCAGGAGGTGTCCAACCTGTTCGCCGGCTTCATCACCAGGCCGGATCCTGATGAAGATCCGACCAATCCGTTGACGGGCGACCAGGAAGACTATGTCGAGGATGACGACGGAATCCCGTTGGTGTCCATGGAGCCGGGCACGATGCAGGAGCTGGCGCCCGGCGAGCAGGTGACGTTCTCGACGCCGCCCGGGGCCGACAACAACTATGACAGCTTCATGCGGCATCAACTGATGGCGGCTTTCGCCTCTGTCGGGATTCCCTATGAGCTGGCGACAGGAGACCTGCGCAACATCAGCGATCGGGCGCTGCGGGTGCTGGTGAACGAGTTCCACCGTCTGATCGAGCAATACCAGTGGCACTGCCTTATTCATCAATTTTGCCGACCGGTATGGGCGGCATGGATCGATGCGCTGGCGCTGGCCGGCACCATTCCGATGCCGGATTACCACCGGCGTCGCCGCGAGTGGCTGCGCGTCCTCTGGGTTCCGCAGGGCTGGCCGTACTTCCATCCGGTGCAGGACATTGAGGCCAAGAAAATGCAGGTGCGATCTGGCTTCACAAGCCGCTCGGCGGTGATCTTGGCCCAGGGTGATGACCCTGATCAGGTCGCCGCCGACATCGAAGCGGACAACTTGGCGGCGGACGCCGCGCGGGCGGTGTTCGACAGCGATCCGCGGCGGTCTACATCTGCCGGCAAGGCTCTTTCACCGGCCGATGCGGAATAG
- a CDS encoding phage head-tail joining protein: MAYTQADLEKLDRAIAGSQLEVQYDGKRVRFRSIDELMRARAHVSAEINKGKRRPRQFRLRSAGKGIR, encoded by the coding sequence ATGGCGTACACCCAAGCCGACCTCGAAAAGCTGGACCGTGCGATCGCGGGCAGCCAGCTTGAGGTCCAGTACGACGGCAAGCGCGTGCGCTTTCGCAGCATCGACGAACTCATGCGAGCGCGAGCGCACGTATCCGCAGAAATCAACAAGGGCAAGCGGCGCCCGCGACAGTTTCGACTACGCAGCGCCGGAAAGGGAATTCGATGA